In one Agelaius phoeniceus isolate bAgePho1 chromosome 21, bAgePho1.hap1, whole genome shotgun sequence genomic region, the following are encoded:
- the FUT7 gene encoding alpha-(1,3)-fucosyltransferase 7: MPWALPLRWSPWGRPGVKALVTAGVFVTTLWNLRFFLDPSKGSGEESKHREPLMILVWEWPSKQVPNVSRDVCRELYSITGCQLTTERQLLHQADVVVFPHSRLQPGRDKLPKRLPGQNWVWVSLESPSNTRALAAWNKTFNWVMTYRQDSDIFIPYGKLVPNRSATVNIPAKTNLVSWVISNYHRTQKRAEVYKNLSRYLHVNIYGKANNKPLCKDCLLSTISKSKFYLAFENSIHRDYITEKLWRNSLLAGTVPVVLGPSRANYEQFVPADSFIHVNDFGSLEELATFLKTMNSSRYQQFFAWQRRFSVKLYTDWRERICAICTAYPHLPHGHLYPDLQSWFNS; the protein is encoded by the coding sequence ATGCCCTGGGCATTGCCGTTGCGATGGTCACCATGGGGACGGCCTGGTGTGAAAGCCTtggtcactgctggggtgtttGTAACCACCCTCTGGAACTTGAGGTTCTTCCTCGACCCCTCCAAGGGCTCTGGAGAAGAGTCTAAACACAGGGAGCCATTGATGATCCTAGTGTGGGAATGGCCCTCCAAGCAGGTCCCCAATGTCAGCAGAGACGTGTGCCGTGAGCTGTACAGCATCACAGGCTGCCAGCTCACCACAGAGCGGCAGCTCCTGCACCAGGCCGATGTGGTGGTGTTCCCCCATTccaggctccagcctggccGGGACAAACTACCCAAGAGGCTGCCAGGGCAGAACTGGGTATGGGTGTCCCTGGAGTCTCCCTCCAACACTAGAGCTCTAGCAGCATGGAACAAGACCTTCAACTGGGTGATGACCTACAGACAGGATTCGGACATCTTCATCCCCTATGGCAAGCTTGTGCCCAACCGGTCAGCCACTGTGAACATCCCTGCAAAAACCAACTTGGTGTCCTGGGTTATCAGCAACTACCACAGGACTCAGAAAAGAGCCGAAGTCTACAAAAACCTCTCCAGGTACCTCCATGTGAATATATATGGGAAAGCAAACAACAAGCCCCTCTGCAAGGACTGCCTCTTGTCAACAATATCCAAGTCCAAGTTCTACCTGGCCTTTGAGAACTCCATCCATCGGGACTACATCACAGAGAAACTCTGGAGGAACTCACTGCTGGCCGGCACCGTGCCTGTGGTGCTGGGGCCATCCAGGGCCAACTATGAGCAGTTTGTTCCTGCAGACTCCTTCATCCATGTCAACGACTTTGGCTCCTTGGAGGAGCTGGCCACTTTCCTGAAGACCATGAACTCCAGCCGCTACCAGCAGTTCTTTGCCTGGCAGAGGAGGTTCAGTGTGAAACTCTACACTGACTGGAGGGAGCGGATCTGTGCCATCTGCACGGCCTACCCCCACCTGCCCCATGGCCACCTCTATCCTGACCTGCAGAGCTGGTTCAACTCCTAG